One genomic segment of Aliarcobacter cibarius includes these proteins:
- a CDS encoding ABC transporter ATP-binding protein — protein sequence MIKIVNLNKIFYKNTNKEFYSLKDINLEIKKGSCTVLKGVSGSGKSTLLSIISTMQKPTSGEVYYKDELISKFPDIHSSNFRAKNIGFIFQFFNLFNEFNVRDNVSIPLIPLGFSQKEIDIKVESALKLANIYHKKDELIFNLSGGEKQRCAIARALVNEGELILCDEPTASLDYDNSQNFINIIKNLKDLGKTIIIASHDPIFFNQNFVDLEIELKNGTIHE from the coding sequence ATGATAAAAATAGTAAATCTAAATAAAATATTTTATAAAAATACAAATAAAGAGTTTTATTCGCTAAAAGATATAAATTTAGAGATAAAGAAAGGTTCTTGTACAGTTCTAAAAGGTGTTAGTGGAAGTGGTAAATCAACTCTTTTATCAATAATATCAACTATGCAAAAACCAACAAGTGGTGAAGTATATTATAAAGATGAACTAATCTCTAAATTTCCAGATATTCATTCAAGTAATTTTAGAGCAAAAAATATAGGATTTATTTTTCAATTTTTTAATCTTTTTAATGAATTTAATGTAAGAGACAATGTATCAATTCCATTAATTCCTTTAGGATTCTCCCAAAAAGAGATTGATATTAAAGTTGAATCGGCTTTAAAACTAGCGAATATTTATCATAAAAAAGATGAACTAATTTTTAATCTTTCAGGTGGAGAAAAACAAAGATGTGCAATTGCAAGAGCTTTAGTTAATGAAGGTGAACTTATTTTATGCGATGAACCAACAGCATCTTTGGATTATGATAACTCACAAAATTTTATAAATATTATTAAAAATCTCAAAGATTTAGGAAAAACTATAATTATTGCTAGTCATGACCCTATATTTTTTAACCAAAATTTTGTTGATTTAGAAATAGAACTAAAAAATGGAACTATTCATGAATAA
- a CDS encoding ABC transporter permease codes for MQTSVFLNFVFLQIYKHKSRHLAIFILSIFIVFLCCSTLFIKDSLQNSLFKTLENHSDFIIQNKFNKNIDLEIIKKLETIRGISNIEERVYGQYKFISDNIYFTIVGISSKDLEKDSIIVGQGVKKLLEKYQFINEFIIENKIFKIQKSLKGEENLVANDLIIMDINLAKQILQIENNHATDITFNVKNELERDNIREKVYRLDNNIKVIEKAEIKKNYENIFNYKGGFFLTLFIVVIFTLSLIIFQVYSQISSNEKKQIAILKALGFSIKDIIKLKFTENFIISFVAFILGTIFAFIFVFILQAPVLKYIFIGFNNLENNFLLDTYFNVSSIFTIFLFFMIPFLSAVLIPAWKTSAINPFESLK; via the coding sequence ATGCAAACTAGTGTTTTTCTTAATTTTGTTTTTCTACAAATTTATAAACATAAATCTAGACATCTAGCAATATTTATTCTTTCAATATTTATTGTATTTCTTTGTTGTTCTACACTTTTTATAAAAGACTCTTTACAAAATAGTCTTTTTAAAACATTAGAAAATCATAGTGATTTTATAATTCAAAATAAATTTAATAAAAATATAGATTTGGAAATTATAAAAAAATTAGAAACTATAAGAGGAATTTCAAATATTGAAGAAAGAGTTTATGGACAATATAAATTTATAAGTGACAATATCTATTTTACAATTGTTGGAATTTCTAGTAAAGATTTAGAAAAAGATTCAATTATTGTTGGTCAAGGAGTAAAAAAACTTCTTGAAAAATATCAATTCATAAATGAATTTATAATAGAAAATAAAATTTTCAAAATCCAAAAAAGCCTTAAAGGTGAAGAAAATTTAGTTGCAAATGATTTAATAATAATGGATATAAATTTAGCTAAACAAATTTTACAAATAGAAAATAATCATGCTACAGATATAACTTTTAATGTAAAGAATGAACTAGAAAGAGATAATATAAGAGAAAAAGTTTATAGATTAGACAATAATATAAAAGTTATAGAAAAAGCTGAAATAAAAAAGAATTATGAAAATATTTTTAACTATAAAGGCGGATTTTTTCTAACACTATTTATAGTTGTAATTTTTACTTTAAGCTTAATCATTTTTCAAGTATATTCTCAAATTAGCTCAAATGAAAAAAAACAGATTGCTATATTAAAAGCTTTGGGATTTAGCATAAAAGATATTATCAAATTAAAATTCACTGAAAATTTTATAATCTCATTTGTTGCATTTATCTTAGGGACTATTTTTGCATTTATTTTTGTTTTTATTTTACAGGCTCCTGTTTTAAAATATATTTTTATTGGATTTAACAATTTAGAAAATAATTTTCTATTAGATACTTACTTTAATGTTTCATCAATATTTACTATATTTTTATTCTTTATGATTCCTTTTTTAAGTGCAGTTTTAATACCTGCATGGAAAACATCAGCAATAAATCCATTTGAAAGTTTAAAATGA
- the dksA gene encoding RNA polymerase-binding protein DksA, translating into MANKNQIDELKTILLQRKDSLSQNIHSSIDSIDQLKDQDINDDLDYADFVSDSFTEGMIANHQLDELKQIEEALKKIKEGTYGICDMCGINIPIGRLKAKPFARFCTECRTVFEQENSKRAKA; encoded by the coding sequence ATGGCAAATAAGAATCAAATTGATGAATTAAAAACAATTTTACTTCAAAGAAAAGATAGTCTTTCACAAAATATACATAGTAGTATTGATAGTATTGATCAGTTAAAAGATCAAGATATTAATGATGACCTTGACTATGCAGATTTTGTGAGTGATTCATTTACTGAAGGGATGATTGCAAATCACCAATTAGATGAGCTAAAACAAATTGAAGAGGCTCTAAAGAAGATAAAAGAAGGAACTTACGGTATTTGTGATATGTGTGGAATTAATATTCCAATAGGAAGATTAAAAGCAAAACCTTTTGCAAGATTTTGTACAGAGTGTAGAACTGTATTTGAGCAAGAGAATTCAAAAAGAGCAAAAGCTTGA
- a CDS encoding tRNA pseudouridine(13) synthase TruD, translating to MIRRVYPLNDKTLNFKFLQNEEDFIVEEQPIKFSNSGNFVVLEIKKQNCDTWELLDRLSKFLGVFSNEIGYAGLKDKRATTIQYITIPKKYSKELKNFKSKKIEIKELCLHNKKLNIGDLEGNRFKINLHEVEKADIFHIEKILKIISKFGMPNYFGYQRFGKDVKDNLEKAKELLFGDGKVKDKKVAKMLMSAYQSTFFNAWLVERLKLDKNSFKLLNGDIFYDIKNDKLFTPKSISEKVLADFKEHLITPTGLLPGRDVYKAREEALKIEQKYDDSAISEKGYRREAIIFPKNITCKYDLEKKMCSLDFTLPKGSYATVLVEFLANRNFS from the coding sequence TTGATAAGAAGAGTTTATCCATTAAATGATAAAACTTTAAACTTTAAATTTTTACAAAATGAAGAAGATTTTATAGTAGAAGAGCAACCTATAAAGTTCTCAAATTCTGGGAACTTTGTAGTTTTAGAGATAAAAAAACAAAATTGTGATACTTGGGAATTATTAGATAGATTATCTAAATTTTTAGGTGTATTTTCAAATGAAATAGGTTATGCTGGTCTTAAAGATAAGAGAGCAACGACAATTCAATATATTACTATTCCAAAAAAATATTCAAAAGAATTAAAAAATTTTAAATCAAAAAAAATTGAAATAAAAGAACTTTGTTTGCATAATAAAAAATTAAACATTGGTGATTTAGAAGGTAATAGATTTAAAATTAATTTACATGAAGTTGAAAAAGCTGATATTTTTCATATAGAAAAAATACTAAAAATTATTTCAAAATTTGGTATGCCAAACTATTTTGGTTATCAAAGATTTGGAAAAGATGTAAAAGATAACCTAGAAAAAGCCAAAGAATTACTTTTCGGAGATGGAAAAGTAAAAGATAAAAAAGTTGCGAAAATGTTAATGAGTGCATATCAAAGTACTTTTTTTAATGCTTGGTTAGTTGAGAGATTGAAATTAGATAAAAATAGTTTTAAACTTTTAAATGGTGATATTTTTTATGATATAAAAAATGATAAACTTTTTACTCCAAAATCTATAAGCGAAAAAGTTTTAGCTGATTTTAAAGAGCATTTAATAACTCCAACTGGATTACTTCCTGGACGAGATGTTTATAAAGCAAGAGAAGAAGCATTAAAAATAGAACAAAAATATGATGACAGTGCAATTAGTGAAAAAGGATATAGAAGAGAAGCTATAATTTTTCCCAAAAATATAACTTGTAAATATGATTTAGAGAAAAAGATGTGTAGTTTAGATTTTACTCTACCAAAAGGATCATATGCAACAGTTTTAGTTGAATTCTTAGCTAATAGAAATTTTTCTTAA
- a CDS encoding YfgM family protein, with protein MSIKENVDYIKSELSSEEKLLEGFVKSERFFKKYKNLLIALVVAIVLGSIFYVVKKSFDESNKYESNLLLNSYLEKGDEKALEDLKNKNKNLYEVALYLKAKKDEKSVEISLPILKELLEFELAKKDSNLEALDKLSMKGDFLLKDYALFNKALILTNEKKYQEAKDTLAKISNDSRTIELVNLLNHYLLTK; from the coding sequence ATGAGCATAAAAGAGAATGTTGATTATATAAAATCTGAATTAAGTAGTGAAGAAAAACTTCTTGAAGGTTTTGTAAAAAGTGAGAGATTTTTTAAGAAATATAAAAATCTACTTATTGCTTTGGTTGTAGCTATTGTTCTTGGTTCGATTTTTTATGTTGTTAAAAAAAGTTTTGATGAATCAAACAAATATGAATCAAATTTACTTTTAAATAGTTACTTAGAAAAGGGTGATGAAAAAGCACTTGAAGATTTAAAAAATAAAAATAAAAATCTTTATGAAGTTGCTTTGTATTTAAAAGCGAAAAAAGATGAAAAATCAGTTGAAATATCTTTACCTATTTTAAAAGAACTTTTAGAATTTGAACTTGCTAAAAAAGATAGTAATCTTGAAGCTTTAGACAAGCTAAGCATGAAAGGTGATTTTTTACTAAAAGATTATGCACTTTTTAACAAAGCTCTTATTTTAACTAATGAAAAAAAATATCAAGAAGCTAAAGATACATTAGCAAAAATATCAAATGATTCAAGAACTATTGAATTAGTTAATTTATTAAACCACTATCTACTTACAAAATAA
- a CDS encoding S41 family peptidase has product MNRLLVATSIAFVLSSSLFAKEKVEEPTQTRFESLSKLTKVIGTVEKYYVDDIKLQEIVDKALKGLMQELDAHSSYLDKKASKEMSIQTQGEFGGLGITVGMRDGALTVISPIDDTPAFKAGVKSLDIILKINETSTIGMTLDEAVNMMRGEPNTDIKLTLVRKGDPKPIEVKMKRDVIKVQSVFAKKLEGENILYLRISSFDTKVATELEKAIKENKDAKGIILDLRNNPGGLLNQAISVVDMFVKNGVIVSQKGRDVADEEKFEANKLGFKTDLPLVVLVNEGSASASEIVSGSLQDHKRAVVIGEKTFGKGSVQAVLPIDNEKTENIKLTIAKYYLPSGRTIQAEGVTPDIIASAGKVTKSDENTIKIKEADLKKHLEGELNKVDEKIKAEEKAIKDENKKVISKDDLMEDNQLNTSLAILKSLIIMNK; this is encoded by the coding sequence ATGAATAGATTATTAGTTGCTACTTCTATTGCATTTGTGTTAAGTTCAAGCTTATTTGCAAAAGAAAAAGTAGAGGAACCTACACAAACAAGATTTGAATCATTGTCAAAATTAACAAAAGTTATTGGAACAGTTGAAAAATACTATGTTGATGATATAAAATTACAAGAAATTGTTGATAAAGCATTAAAAGGTTTAATGCAAGAATTAGATGCCCATTCTAGTTATTTAGATAAAAAAGCTAGTAAAGAAATGAGTATTCAAACTCAAGGGGAGTTTGGTGGTTTAGGGATTACTGTTGGAATGAGAGATGGTGCGTTAACTGTTATTTCTCCAATTGATGATACACCAGCTTTTAAAGCAGGAGTTAAATCACTTGATATTATTTTAAAGATAAATGAAACTTCGACTATTGGAATGACATTGGATGAAGCTGTAAATATGATGAGAGGAGAGCCTAATACTGATATAAAGCTAACTCTTGTTAGAAAAGGTGACCCAAAACCAATCGAAGTAAAAATGAAAAGAGATGTTATAAAAGTTCAATCTGTTTTTGCAAAAAAACTTGAAGGTGAAAATATTTTATATCTTAGAATCTCAAGTTTTGATACAAAAGTTGCAACTGAGCTAGAAAAAGCAATCAAAGAAAATAAAGATGCAAAAGGTATTATTTTAGATTTAAGAAATAATCCTGGAGGACTCCTAAATCAAGCAATTAGCGTTGTTGATATGTTTGTTAAAAATGGAGTTATAGTTTCTCAAAAAGGAAGAGATGTTGCAGATGAGGAAAAATTTGAAGCGAATAAATTAGGATTTAAGACAGATTTACCTTTAGTTGTTCTTGTTAATGAAGGTTCAGCATCGGCATCAGAAATTGTAAGTGGTTCTTTACAAGATCACAAAAGAGCAGTTGTTATAGGAGAAAAAACTTTTGGAAAAGGTTCAGTTCAAGCTGTACTTCCAATAGATAATGAAAAAACAGAAAATATCAAACTTACAATTGCAAAATATTATTTACCAAGTGGAAGAACAATTCAAGCTGAGGGAGTAACACCTGATATTATTGCAAGTGCGGGTAAAGTTACAAAAAGTGATGAGAATACTATAAAAATTAAAGAAGCAGACCTTAAAAAACATTTAGAAGGTGAGTTAAATAAGGTTGATGAAAAAATTAAAGCAGAAGAAAAAGCTATAAAAGATGAGAATAAAAAAGTTATTTCAAAAGATGATTTGATGGAAGATAATCAATTAAATACATCTTTAGCAATTTTAAAAAGTTTAATAATAATGAATAAATAA
- a CDS encoding phosphoribosylaminoimidazolesuccinocarboxamide synthase: MNIENIKALGLWPDSKKTTTNKGLAELENLGYNLFYIGKNADLYSCPGDEAKVLLVRSDRTSVFDIPLNLEIEGKGKIQTAISNFGASFAKKAGIRTAILDENVSSDVEEFERCQMMELCKPLEAEIEGEVVQFELIFRNYLTGSLFEAIKNGLDPYGLNLPSNLTEWHKFDSAIFTPTTKGIKDEPLKTSSVKEKFPEIISSLEKLFNDFTAFAKTRGIVVVDTKFEIFVDKNGSWVLGDEVLTPESSRFIALEDFEKGNFISMDKQILRDFGKKENWKEQSKSLKAGEKLQVNVPQEIKDKILNGYKTILERLSK; this comes from the coding sequence ATGAATATTGAAAACATTAAAGCTTTAGGACTTTGGCCAGATAGTAAAAAAACAACAACAAATAAAGGTTTAGCAGAACTTGAAAATTTAGGTTATAACCTTTTTTACATAGGTAAAAATGCTGATTTATATAGTTGTCCAGGAGATGAAGCAAAAGTATTACTTGTAAGAAGTGATAGAACTTCTGTATTTGATATACCACTAAATTTAGAAATAGAAGGTAAAGGAAAAATTCAAACTGCTATTTCAAATTTTGGTGCAAGTTTTGCAAAAAAAGCTGGTATAAGAACTGCAATTTTAGATGAGAATGTTTCAAGTGATGTAGAGGAATTTGAAAGATGTCAAATGATGGAACTATGTAAACCTTTAGAGGCTGAAATTGAAGGTGAAGTAGTTCAATTTGAATTAATCTTTAGAAATTATTTAACAGGTTCTTTATTTGAAGCTATTAAAAATGGTTTAGATCCTTATGGATTAAATTTACCTTCAAATTTAACTGAATGGCATAAATTTGATAGTGCTATTTTTACTCCTACAACTAAAGGTATTAAAGACGAGCCATTAAAAACTAGTAGTGTAAAAGAAAAATTTCCTGAAATTATTTCAAGTTTAGAAAAACTATTTAATGATTTTACAGCTTTTGCAAAAACAAGAGGTATTGTTGTTGTTGATACAAAGTTTGAAATATTTGTAGATAAAAATGGTTCATGGGTTTTAGGTGATGAAGTTTTAACTCCAGAAAGTTCAAGATTTATTGCCTTAGAAGATTTTGAAAAAGGCAATTTTATCTCTATGGATAAACAAATTTTAAGAGATTTTGGTAAAAAAGAGAATTGGAAAGAACAATCAAAATCTTTAAAAGCTGGAGAAAAACTTCAAGTAAATGTACCACAAGAGATAAAAGATAAAATTTTAAATGGATACAAGACTATTTTAGAAAGATTAAGCAAATAA
- the purS gene encoding phosphoribosylformylglycinamidine synthase subunit PurS, giving the protein MKAVVNVGLKKGVLDDQGKAINHALGTLGFKDLISDVRVGKQIIIELNSTDKEKAKEEVIKMCEKLLANTVIEDYSVEIVG; this is encoded by the coding sequence ATGAAAGCAGTTGTAAATGTTGGATTAAAAAAAGGTGTTCTAGACGATCAAGGAAAAGCTATTAATCATGCTTTAGGAACTTTAGGATTTAAAGATTTGATTTCTGATGTTAGAGTTGGTAAACAAATTATTATTGAGCTTAATTCAACAGACAAAGAAAAAGCTAAAGAAGAAGTTATAAAAATGTGTGAGAAACTTCTTGCCAACACTGTTATCGAAGATTATAGTGTTGAAATAGTAGGTTAA
- the purQ gene encoding phosphoribosylformylglycinamidine synthase I: protein MKVAVLQFPGTNCEFDAKYAFSKLGCDVEVVWHKEGKLPEGTDLVVVPGGFSYGDYLRSGAIARFAAIMEDVKKFASNGGKVIGICNGFQILLEAGLLPGAMKRNDTLHFISKYHHLKVIDNNNDFLKLLNVGDVVNIPVAHHDGNYYIDDAGLKELEKNNQILLKYCSKDGELVSMNGSVSNIAGICNKEKNVFGLMPHPERAIEDILGSTDGVNMLKGFLK from the coding sequence ATGAAAGTAGCAGTATTACAATTTCCAGGAACAAACTGTGAATTTGATGCAAAGTATGCATTTTCAAAATTAGGTTGTGATGTAGAAGTTGTTTGGCATAAAGAAGGTAAGCTTCCTGAAGGTACAGATTTAGTTGTTGTTCCAGGTGGTTTTTCTTATGGCGATTATTTAAGAAGTGGAGCTATTGCTAGATTTGCAGCTATTATGGAAGATGTAAAGAAATTTGCATCAAATGGTGGAAAAGTTATAGGAATTTGTAATGGATTCCAAATTTTACTTGAAGCTGGACTTCTTCCAGGTGCAATGAAAAGAAATGATACATTACATTTTATTTCAAAATATCATCACCTAAAGGTTATAGATAATAATAATGATTTTTTAAAACTTTTAAATGTTGGTGATGTTGTAAATATACCTGTTGCACACCATGATGGAAATTATTATATTGATGATGCTGGATTAAAAGAGCTTGAAAAGAATAACCAAATTTTATTAAAATATTGTTCAAAAGATGGAGAATTAGTTAGCATGAATGGAAGTGTTTCTAATATTGCTGGAATTTGTAATAAAGAGAAAAATGTTTTTGGTTTAATGCCACATCCAGAACGTGCTATTGAAGACATTTTAGGTTCAACTGATGGTGTTAATATGTTGAAAGGATTTTTAAAATAG
- a CDS encoding lysophospholipid acyltransferase family protein translates to MRKIRGIFVFIQFSITVAIVVFFMYLFRNHAHKVIKIWMKVQMFFLGIKLEVEGKLDESCDLIIINHQSLLDIIIMEHIHSRNIAWVAKKEIADLFFFGHIIKAPRMISVDRENKAGLIKLLSDVKNRLEIGRPIAMFPEGTRSDGTYMGEFKAGAKMVGNKFNLKVQPVVMFNTRNIVNSQKAEAAPGVVKVVYLEPVQASKDTSWYEDTEKNMREVFEKEYKNYVK, encoded by the coding sequence TTGAGAAAAATTAGAGGAATTTTTGTATTTATTCAATTTTCAATAACTGTTGCAATTGTTGTTTTTTTTATGTATCTATTTAGAAATCATGCACATAAAGTAATAAAAATTTGGATGAAAGTTCAAATGTTTTTTTTAGGAATAAAATTAGAAGTTGAAGGAAAATTAGATGAGAGTTGTGATTTAATAATAATTAATCATCAATCTCTTCTTGATATTATAATAATGGAACATATTCATAGTAGAAATATTGCTTGGGTTGCAAAAAAAGAGATTGCAGATCTATTTTTCTTTGGACATATAATAAAAGCTCCAAGAATGATAAGTGTAGATAGAGAAAATAAAGCAGGATTAATTAAACTTTTATCTGATGTGAAAAATAGATTAGAAATTGGTCGACCAATAGCAATGTTCCCAGAAGGAACAAGAAGTGATGGAACTTATATGGGAGAATTTAAAGCTGGAGCTAAAATGGTTGGAAATAAATTTAACTTAAAAGTTCAACCAGTAGTTATGTTTAATACTAGAAATATAGTAAATTCACAAAAAGCTGAAGCTGCACCAGGTGTTGTTAAAGTTGTTTATTTAGAACCAGTTCAAGCTAGTAAAGATACTTCATGGTATGAAGATACAGAAAAAAATATGAGAGAAGTTTTCGAAAAAGAGTATAAAAATTATGTCAAATAA
- the crcB gene encoding fluoride efflux transporter CrcB, producing the protein MSNNLQIIFSVGLGGALGSILRFYAVDYIHKLGINSFPIGILFVNLVGSLIIGILYAYFSTQEISTAVKAFLVAGFLGGLTTFSTFALDTYLLFNSSLNFAILNIALNLFGSIFLVMIGFKITLLFMK; encoded by the coding sequence ATGTCAAATAATTTGCAGATTATTTTTTCAGTTGGTTTAGGTGGAGCACTTGGATCAATATTGAGATTTTATGCTGTAGATTATATACATAAACTAGGAATAAATAGTTTTCCAATAGGAATACTATTTGTAAATTTAGTAGGTTCATTAATAATAGGCATATTATATGCATATTTTTCAACTCAAGAAATCTCAACAGCGGTTAAAGCATTTTTAGTTGCTGGATTTTTGGGAGGATTAACTACATTTTCAACTTTTGCATTAGATACTTATTTACTGTTTAATAGTTCGTTAAATTTCGCAATATTAAATATAGCTTTGAATCTATTTGGATCAATATTTTTAGTTATGATTGGTTTCAAGATAACTCTGCTTTTTATGAAATGA
- the tatA gene encoding twin-arginine translocase TatA/TatE family subunit, with protein MGMPSGMQLLVIVLIVLILFGGKKIPELAKGLGSSIKNFKKAVKEDEEEVATASKIEDNEKKADSKVSETKKV; from the coding sequence ATGGGTATGCCAAGCGGTATGCAGTTATTGGTGATTGTTTTAATTGTTTTAATTCTATTTGGTGGTAAAAAAATACCAGAATTAGCAAAGGGTTTAGGTAGTAGTATTAAAAACTTCAAAAAAGCTGTAAAAGAAGATGAAGAAGAAGTTGCGACTGCATCTAAAATTGAAGATAATGAAAAAAAAGCTGATTCAAAAGTAAGTGAAACAAAAAAGGTTTAA
- the tatA gene encoding twin-arginine translocase TatA/TatE family subunit: MSMPSGMELLIIVLIVLILFGGKKIPELAKGLGSGIRNFKKAVKEDEEEVVAKKSDEIEKKPEAPVQNQEIKNS; this comes from the coding sequence ATGAGTATGCCAAGCGGTATGGAATTATTAATAATAGTTCTAATTGTTTTAATTTTATTTGGTGGTAAAAAGATTCCAGAACTTGCAAAAGGGTTAGGAAGTGGTATTAGAAACTTCAAAAAAGCTGTGAAAGAAGATGAAGAAGAAGTGGTTGCTAAAAAAAGTGATGAAATAGAAAAAAAACCTGAAGCACCTGTACAAAATCAAGAAATAAAAAATTCATAA
- the argS gene encoding arginine--tRNA ligase — MQNIIKEYIEKILNRDIVLEKPKDVSLGHFATPAAFSLAKELKKSPMQIAEDLVLKLENKDLFEKVEAVKGFINFTLSNTFIEKLANVALEAKDDFAKGNIKNEKILLEYVSANPTGPLHIGHARGAVFGDTLYKVGKYLGYDITTEYYINDAGAQMQLLGVSVSLAARDFIFNESVEYPESYYRGEYLIDIAKKVIEKYGKDIIYDESRFEEMAIFAKDIVMEIIVKDLADLGITFDNFVSEKSLYGSWNDTKAVLEKNGSLYPKDDKIYLKSTQFGDDSDRVVVRDNGIPTYLAGDIIYHKNKFDRDFDKYINIWGADHHGYITRVKAAIEFLGNDSSKLEVILSQMVQLLKGGQPYKMSKRAGNVILMSDITAEIGSDALRFVFLTKKSDTHLEFDIDMLKNQDSSNPIFYINYAHARINQLFIKSEQKFDDIVNVSFDNLNSEALNLVYESLLLESILNEAFTKRDMQKITEYLYNLASSVHKFYNEHKIIGSSEEKSYLKVLSIAKLSLRVGLKLLGIEAKEIM, encoded by the coding sequence TTGCAGAATATTATTAAAGAGTATATAGAAAAGATATTAAATAGAGATATCGTTTTGGAAAAACCAAAAGATGTCTCTTTAGGACATTTTGCTACTCCAGCTGCTTTTTCATTAGCTAAAGAACTTAAAAAATCTCCAATGCAAATAGCCGAAGATTTGGTTTTAAAACTAGAAAATAAAGATTTATTTGAAAAAGTAGAAGCTGTAAAAGGTTTCATTAATTTTACTCTTTCAAATACTTTTATAGAAAAACTTGCAAATGTGGCTTTAGAAGCAAAAGATGATTTTGCAAAAGGTAATATAAAGAATGAGAAAATTCTTTTAGAATATGTAAGTGCTAACCCAACTGGACCACTTCATATTGGGCATGCAAGAGGTGCTGTATTTGGAGACACTTTATATAAAGTTGGAAAATACTTAGGTTATGATATTACAACGGAGTACTATATAAACGATGCTGGTGCTCAAATGCAACTTCTTGGAGTTTCAGTTAGTTTAGCTGCAAGAGATTTTATTTTTAATGAAAGTGTAGAATATCCAGAGAGTTATTATAGAGGTGAATATTTAATTGATATTGCCAAAAAAGTTATAGAAAAATATGGAAAAGATATAATCTATGATGAGTCTAGATTTGAAGAGATGGCTATTTTTGCAAAAGACATAGTAATGGAAATTATAGTTAAAGACTTAGCTGATTTAGGAATAACTTTTGATAATTTTGTTTCTGAAAAGTCATTATATGGTTCTTGGAATGATACTAAAGCTGTATTAGAAAAAAATGGCTCTTTGTATCCTAAAGATGATAAAATTTATTTAAAATCTACACAATTTGGCGATGATAGTGATAGAGTTGTTGTAAGAGATAATGGAATCCCAACATATCTTGCAGGAGATATCATTTACCATAAAAATAAATTTGATAGAGATTTTGATAAGTATATAAATATTTGGGGAGCTGATCACCATGGATATATTACTAGAGTTAAAGCTGCTATTGAATTTTTAGGTAATGATTCATCAAAGTTAGAAGTAATTTTATCACAAATGGTACAGCTTTTAAAAGGTGGACAACCATACAAGATGAGTAAAAGAGCCGGTAATGTTATTCTTATGTCTGATATTACAGCTGAAATAGGAAGTGATGCTCTAAGATTTGTATTCTTAACTAAAAAAAGTGATACTCACTTAGAATTTGATATAGATATGTTAAAAAATCAAGATTCTTCGAATCCAATTTTTTATATAAATTATGCACATGCAAGAATAAATCAACTTTTTATTAAATCAGAGCAAAAATTTGATGATATAGTAAATGTAAGTTTTGATAACTTAAATAGTGAAGCTTTAAATTTAGTTTATGAATCACTTTTATTAGAATCTATTTTAAATGAAGCATTTACAAAAAGAGATATGCAAAAAATTACAGAATATTTATATAATTTAGCTTCTAGTGTACATAAGTTCTATAATGAACATAAAATTATAGGAAGCAGTGAAGAAAAAAGTTATCTAAAAGTTTTAAGTATTGCTAAATTAAGTTTAAGGGTAGGATTGAAACTTCTGGGAATAGAAGCAAAAGAGATTATGTAA
- the rsfS gene encoding ribosome silencing factor — MNSRIENIKTILEDKKADNVEIFDLTSKDYLVDYVVIASTLNPKHANALLDHLKIDLKPKGEEFLRVDEDDNWTVIDLGDIFVHLMSEKYREKYNIEEFLESFQKVKS; from the coding sequence TTGAATAGTAGAATAGAAAACATTAAAACTATTTTAGAAGATAAGAAAGCTGATAACGTTGAAATATTTGATTTAACATCTAAAGATTATTTAGTTGATTATGTTGTAATTGCTTCAACACTAAATCCTAAACATGCAAATGCATTATTGGATCATTTAAAAATTGATTTAAAACCTAAAGGTGAAGAATTTTTAAGAGTTGATGAAGATGATAATTGGACTGTAATTGATTTAGGTGATATTTTTGTTCATTTAATGAGTGAAAAATATAGAGAAAAATATAATATAGAAGAATTTTTAGAAAGCTTTCAAAAAGTAAAAAGTTAA